Below is a genomic region from Venturia canescens isolate UGA chromosome 1, ASM1945775v1, whole genome shotgun sequence.
CAATGAAATACTATCGGTTATTAAAAAGTGGTGTATTAGTTTGAGAAATCAAATATACGTTTCCGCAGAGACCTAACTTTGTCTATACTTTGATAGActtgaacttttttcttactaaAGCGACATAATTCACTGCAATTCATTAATAATCGATAATAAGCGAGtcgtcgaaaacaaaaaatgggaaaaaatgcaTAGAATACTAGGGATCTctgcaatttaaaaaaaaaaaaacattgacaaACATTAGCAAGTGTTTGAATTCAGTGtttaaatttacatttttgggaaaaagaaaaaaacttttttgaatAGACGAGAACTTCAAAAGTTAATATTTTTGCTCTACGTTATTGCATTGTCAATCCTATTGTTTTTAATATGCTTTTTGAgtggaatttggaaaaactctTGTGCCAAATCCTCGCACTGAATTCATGTTTGTAattcaatggaatttttcGACGTACTTGCTTATGCACCATCATGTGACGCTGCAAATTGTTCAACCGATTAAATTCCCGACCACACACCTCGCAGTCGAATTTCTTGTCCGGATCATGATTCTTCTTGTGCATATTGAGGTCGGCAGCCTCTAGGAACGTCTTGTGACAAACGTCGCAGGTGTGCGTCCGTTGATCGCCCGCCAGATGCGATTGCTCGTGTTTCGTCAACGCCGACTTTTCCAGGAATCGTCGACCGCAATAGATACAAGGCAATGGACGAGACTGGGGATTGTGTTGGGTCAAATGACGACGCAACGCCGTTGACGTTGGAAAACTCTTACCGCATTCGAGACATCCGAACGGGCGATCGCCGATGTGAGTTTTTCGGTGACGCGCCAGAGTATTTTGATCGGTGTATCTgtcaaacgaataaaaaccaatttcaattattctcgAAGTCAAAGATGGTGTCAATTAACTTTCCACTGCAGTCAAGGACAGAATCAACAAATACACGTCTTTTCTGTATTTAATCCTCTCTTGCCAAACTTTCTCTGGTGTCACGTACTTAAGATCCTCGAAACTGGTGCTCAGTAGCCCCGTGCCAAATATTTCATaccataataataattttcataacaaGCATTTCAGTGTATATAAATTACCTTTTAGGACATAGATCACACGGGAAATTGCGCGTGGTAATGTCTTCTTCTCTTGCGTGTTTAAGCCTGTTATGTCTCAACAGTTGGAACGAGGTTTTGAAGCTTTTTGCGCACAGTTCACACTTGAGATTATCAGTAGTCGGTATTATGACTTGGGTTCTCTTTTGACCGTTTTCATCTTCGGAAATAATGAGCGAGATAGTAACGGTGTTGTCCTCATTGTCGGGATCATTTGGGTTTGAACTGGAAACTGTACCctgaagaataaaaacaacATGAATATGCGTCATGAGCAACACTTTGGATAATTAATtacaaattgaaacaaaatattgaacgCACATCAAGTTCCGGAACGATAAAGCTATCGTCGTCAAATGTCTTGGGATCGTCGGCTTGTGCAGTTGAGGTTTCTTGACGATTGTTTGTATTATTTTGAACCTCTTGTTCATCACTGCTGTTCTCCGCTATCGCGTAATTGCCATCTGCAGTCAGATACACCGGTTGGAGCGTTCCACTCTCGTCTTTGAAATACAACTGaccgtcttcgtcctcgtgaAGGAATATTTGATcctattaataataatttatcaattaattttctcatcaattaaaaaatatgtattttcgatggaataaaaattgctcTGAAATTCCTATGACATGTAATCTTTATACCTGCACTGCTTCTCCTTCTTCAGCctcctcttcttcctcttgCTCTTGATTTTCGTTGGTAGCTTCATTCGCCCCTTCCCATTCTTGTTCTCCTTGTTCTATAGACTGTTCTTCGTACTGGTATTGTTCACCATCCTCTGCGATAGACTGTGCCACGTAAACAGTTTCCATGTTATCACCCTCATAATAAATCGTTCCCTCGATCGGGACTGTGCCTTCTTCGAGGCGCTCCATCTATACGGACATTTAATTCAGCtattgatatttcgttcgtcgtagttgaaaaaattaagaaaaaaaaataaaaacaaaaactgaGGATGAAAAGACAAACGTTTCCTAAAACAACGAATGCTGCGAGAGATTCATTCTCTTTTGCACGACGCTTTCATTGTTTCAACGTCGTTTATTCcattaaaaatgaaacgaaacgaacgaaagtaTAAGATGGAACGCCTCAACGAAGCGCTCCAATTGTTATTTTACTcaatgaaagaaattgaaacGAATTCCATCCAAGGATTTTTTAACAGTTGTaagaacaatattttttcaagcgcTCTCCACATCATTTTGACCAGTGAATAAAAGTAAatagttggaattttcgagaatagCAATCCGTTCAGGCAATGAGCAGATACCTGCATTTGATTGGAGACATTGTCCTTTGATCTGGCAATAGCActtgttgattttttcgatCCAAGGACTGTATACACCAAATTATTCTCAGAGCTTTTAACGATCTCGTGTTGGTCCTCTTCATCTTCGATCTCATTTTCTTGCATTATCAAAGTATTCCTCATGTTTTGTGTATTGCTAAAGTCCATGGATGA
It encodes:
- the LOC122412781 gene encoding zinc finger protein 652-like isoform X1, translated to MDSTAVEVPLASAKTKKGVSSKEEIIFASEVAEEEVEEVEEIVEIIEEIEEIEEVVEEEIEETENLEESANDLRGVEHIGQQNQSSAESNIYVYGSNEEEDSQEYSAHEEDQYRKVKTSKPQPERHTYQRNKKSSVVTYDADEDWEDEENDQPSVEGRNVKNNTGKNHSVESSAGQKIHSINGKRSASIRDDGYSSSNKSNIEPVYKVAKTRSSMDFSNTQNMRNTLIMQENEIEDEEDQHEIVKSSENNLVYTVLGSKKSTSAIARSKDNVSNQMQMERLEEGTVPIEGTIYYEGDNMETVYVAQSIAEDGEQYQYEEQSIEQGEQEWEGANEATNENQEQEEEEEAEEGEAVQDQIFLHEDEDGQLYFKDESGTLQPVYLTADGNYAIAENSSDEQEVQNNTNNRQETSTAQADDPKTFDDDSFIVPELDGTVSSSNPNDPDNEDNTVTISLIISEDENGQKRTQVIIPTTDNLKCELCAKSFKTSFQLLRHNRLKHAREEDITTRNFPCDLCPKRYTDQNTLARHRKTHIGDRPFGCLECGKSFPTSTALRRHLTQHNPQSRPLPCIYCGRRFLEKSALTKHEQSHLAGDQRTHTCDVCHKTFLEAADLNMHKKNHDPDKKFDCEVCGREFNRLNNLQRHMMVHKQDQKKKQDGNQEILACDVCGITYKFMSSLTRHMVTSHMNPEKLRQQADEQRKKRENNYRRYLENRKMYETQRTGTEYSGTGSGKRSSGYRSNNDNDEDTA
- the LOC122412781 gene encoding zinc finger protein 652-like isoform X3; translated protein: MDSTAVEVPLASAKTKKGVSSKEEIIFASEVAEEEVEEVEEIVEIIEEIEEIEEVVEEEIEETENLEESANDLRGVEHIGQQNQSSAESNIYVYGSNEEEDSQEYSAHEEDQYRKVKTSKPQPERHTYQRNKKSSVVTYDADEDWEDEENDQPSVEGRNVKNNTGKNHSVESSAGQKIHSINGKRSASIRDDGYSSSNKSNIEPVYKVAKTRSSMDFSNTQNMRNTLIMQENEIEDEEDQHEIVKSSENNLVYTVLGSKKSTSAIARSKDNVSNQMQMERLEEGTVPIEGTIYYEGDNMETVYVAQSIAEDGEQYQYEEQSIEQGEQEWEGANEATNENQEQEEEEEAEEGEAVQDQIFLHEDEDGQLYFKDESGTLQPVYLTADGNYAIAENSSDEQEVQNNTNNRQETSTAQADDPKTFDDDSFIVPELDGTVSSSNPNDPDNEDNTVTISLIISEDENGQKRTQVIIPTTDNLKCELCAKSFKTSFQLLRHNRLKHAREEDITTRNFPCDLCPKRYTDQNTLARHRKTHIGDRPFGCLECGKSFPTSTALRRHLTQHNPQSRPLPCIYCGRRFLEKSALTKHEQSHLAGDQRTHTCDVCHKTFLEAADLNMHKKNHDPDKKFDCEKQDGNQEILACDVCGITYKFMSSLTRHMVTSHMNPEKLRQQADEQRKKRENNYRRYLENRKMYETQRTGTEYSGTGSGKRSSGYRSNNDNDEDTA
- the LOC122412781 gene encoding zinc finger protein 652-like isoform X2; this encodes MDSTAVEVPLASAKTKKGVSSKEEIIFASEVAEEEVEEVEEIVEIIEEIEEIEEVVEEEIEETENLEESANDLRGVEHIGQQNQSSAESNIYVYGSNEEEDSQEYSAHEEDQYRKVKTSKPQPERHTYQRNKKSSVVTYDADEDWEDEENDQPSVEGRNVKNNTGKNHSVESSAGQKIHSINGKRSASIRDDGYSSSNKSNIEPVYKVAKTRSSMDFSNTQNMRNTLIMQENEIEDEEDQHEIVKSSENNLVYTVLGSKKSTSAIARSKDNVSNQMQMERLEEGTVPIEGTIYYEGDNMETVYVAQSIAEDGEQYQYEEQSIEQGEQEWEGANEATNENQEQEEEEEAEEGEAVQDQIFLHEDEDGQLYFKDESGTLQPVYLTADGNYAIAENSSDEQEVQNNTNNRQETSTAQADDPKTFDDDSFIVPELDGTVSSSNPNDPDNEDNTVTISLIISEDENGQKRTQVIIPTTDNLKCELCAKSFKTSFQLLRHNRLKHAREEDITTRNFPCDLCPKRYTDQNTLARHRKTHIGDRPFGCLECGKSFPTSTALRRHLTQHNPQSRPLPCIYCGRRFLEKSALTKHEQSHLAGDQRTHTCDVCHKTFLEAADLNMHKKNHDPDKKFDCEVCGREFNRLNNLQRHMMVHKQKQDGNQEILACDVCGITYKFMSSLTRHMVTSHMNPEKLRQQADEQRKKRENNYRRYLENRKMYETQRTGTEYSGTGSGKRSSGYRSNNDNDEDTA
- the LOC122412781 gene encoding zinc finger protein sens-like isoform X4 → MDSTAVEVPLASAKTKKGVSSKEEIIFASEVAEEEVEEVEEIVEIIEEIEEIEEVVEEEIEETENLEESANDLRGVEHIGQQNQSSAESNIYVYGSNEEEDSQEYSAHEEDQYRKVKTSKPQPERHTYQRNKKSSVVTYDADEDWEDEENDQPSVEGRNVKNNTGKNHSVESSAGQKIHSINGKRSASIRDDGYSSSNKSNIEPVYKVAKTRSSMDFSNTQNMRNTLIMQENEIEDEEDQHEIVKSSENNLVYTVLGSKKSTSAIARSKDNVSNQMQSIAEDGEQYQYEEQSIEQGEQEWEGANEATNENQEQEEEEEAEEGEAVQDQIFLHEDEDGQLYFKDESGTLQPVYLTADGNYAIAENSSDEQEVQNNTNNRQETSTAQADDPKTFDDDSFIVPELDGTVSSSNPNDPDNEDNTVTISLIISEDENGQKRTQVIIPTTDNLKCELCAKSFKTSFQLLRHNRLKHAREEDITTRNFPCDLCPKRYTDQNTLARHRKTHIGDRPFGCLECGKSFPTSTALRRHLTQHNPQSRPLPCIYCGRRFLEKSALTKHEQSHLAGDQRTHTCDVCHKTFLEAADLNMHKKNHDPDKKFDCEVCGREFNRLNNLQRHMMVHKQDQKKKQDGNQEILACDVCGITYKFMSSLTRHMVTSHMNPEKLRQQADEQRKKRENNYRRYLENRKMYETQRTGTEYSGTGSGKRSSGYRSNNDNDEDTA